A genomic segment from Alteribacillus bidgolensis encodes:
- a CDS encoding LegC family aminotransferase, with amino-acid sequence MNRNLDANHIVKLLKHGTNQPGEVIPLHEPSLTGKEWQYVKDCLDKGWVSSVGEYVNLFEKKLAQYTGARHAIAVVNGTAALHLGLKIVGVEYGDEVLLPALTFVATANAVHYCGAVPHFIDSDMDTLGIDPKKLDDYLKEITVQKNGCSYNKKTMRPIKALIAVHTFGHPADLDSIHTVCNKYHLDLIEDAAEALGSYYKQKHTGNWGKLSVLSFNGNKIITTGGGGAILTNDTGVAEIAKHVSTTAKIRHRWEFIHDQIGYNYRLPNINAALGCAQIEQIDQFINKKRSLAEKYRQLFKNVTGITFFREPAYARSNYWLNTLILDEKYTASRDSLLEATHEQGILTRPVWTLMNKLDMFQNCPHMDLSIAESLEQRMINIPSSSKLGGEDG; translated from the coding sequence ATGAACAGGAATTTGGATGCTAATCATATCGTGAAGCTCTTGAAACACGGCACAAATCAACCAGGAGAAGTGATTCCATTACATGAGCCTTCTTTAACAGGGAAGGAATGGCAGTATGTAAAAGACTGTTTAGATAAAGGCTGGGTATCCTCCGTTGGTGAATATGTAAATTTGTTTGAGAAAAAGCTGGCCCAGTACACAGGGGCGCGTCATGCGATAGCTGTCGTGAATGGAACCGCAGCATTACACCTTGGCCTGAAGATCGTAGGAGTTGAATATGGGGATGAGGTTCTGCTTCCTGCCCTTACCTTTGTAGCGACAGCCAATGCTGTCCATTATTGTGGTGCTGTCCCGCATTTCATTGATAGTGATATGGACACTCTTGGAATAGATCCGAAAAAGCTTGATGATTACCTTAAGGAAATTACGGTTCAGAAAAATGGTTGTAGTTATAATAAAAAAACAATGCGTCCAATCAAGGCTTTAATCGCAGTACATACTTTCGGTCATCCTGCGGATTTGGATTCCATTCATACAGTATGCAATAAATATCATTTGGATTTAATAGAAGATGCTGCGGAAGCATTAGGTTCTTATTACAAACAAAAGCATACAGGTAATTGGGGGAAGCTTTCAGTCCTTAGTTTTAATGGAAATAAAATCATTACCACAGGTGGAGGTGGAGCGATACTGACGAATGACACGGGTGTAGCTGAGATAGCTAAGCATGTAAGTACAACAGCGAAAATCCGGCATCGATGGGAATTTATTCACGATCAAATTGGTTATAATTATCGCTTACCTAATATTAATGCAGCATTAGGATGTGCTCAAATCGAGCAAATCGATCAATTTATTAACAAAAAACGATCCTTAGCAGAGAAATACAGACAATTGTTTAAAAACGTAACAGGTATTACTTTTTTTAGAGAACCAGCATATGCCCGAAGTAATTATTGGCTGAATACATTGATATTAGATGAAAAGTATACAGCAAGTCGTGATTCGCTTTTAGAAGCAACTCATGAACAAGGTATCTTAACCCGGCCTGTTTGGACCTTAATGAATAAACTTGACATGTTTCAAAACTGTCCACATATGGATCTATCGATTGCTGAAAGCTTAGAACAAAGAATGATTAATATTCCAAGCAGTTCTAAATTGGGAGGTGAAGATGGTTAA
- a CDS encoding NAD-dependent 4,6-dehydratase LegB, with amino-acid sequence MNLKGKKLLVTGADGFIGSHLTEELVRSGYDVRAFMYYNSFNSWGWLDHSHPEVKQKIEVFLGDIRDPHGVKEAMKDCDIVFHLAALIAIPYSYHSPDTYIDTNIKGTLNVLQAARELGVEKVVHTSTSEVYGTAKYVPISENHPLQGQSPYAASKIGADQLALSFYYSFSTPVSIIRPFNTYGPRQSARAVIPTIISQIATGERKIKLGHLSPTRDFNYIQDTVRGFMEVAQSERTNGEVVNIGSDFEVSIGETVETIAEVMEVDIDIETDPQRMRPKKSEVERLWADITKAKKLFRWQPKYGGKAGFKQGIKETAEWFSHPDHLNQYKADRYNI; translated from the coding sequence GTGAACTTAAAAGGGAAGAAGCTTCTTGTAACTGGTGCAGATGGTTTTATTGGTTCACATTTAACAGAGGAATTGGTGAGAAGTGGTTATGATGTTCGTGCATTTATGTATTACAATTCCTTTAATTCCTGGGGCTGGCTTGATCATTCACATCCCGAGGTTAAGCAGAAGATCGAAGTATTCCTAGGCGATATTCGTGATCCGCATGGGGTAAAGGAGGCGATGAAAGATTGTGATATTGTTTTTCACTTAGCAGCTTTAATTGCCATTCCCTATTCCTATCACTCTCCTGACACATACATTGACACAAATATAAAAGGGACTTTAAATGTTTTACAAGCAGCTCGAGAATTAGGAGTGGAAAAAGTAGTGCATACTTCAACGAGTGAGGTTTATGGCACCGCTAAATACGTTCCAATTTCAGAAAACCACCCTCTGCAAGGTCAATCTCCTTATGCTGCTTCAAAGATTGGGGCAGATCAATTGGCACTTTCCTTTTATTACTCCTTCTCTACACCTGTTTCGATTATTCGCCCCTTTAATACGTATGGTCCAAGACAATCAGCTAGAGCAGTTATTCCCACCATTATTTCTCAAATTGCAACAGGAGAGCGAAAGATTAAATTAGGTCATTTATCGCCAACAAGAGATTTTAATTATATACAAGATACGGTTCGCGGATTTATGGAGGTTGCTCAATCGGAGAGAACGAATGGAGAAGTGGTAAATATCGGGAGTGATTTTGAGGTTTCGATCGGGGAAACTGTTGAAACGATTGCAGAGGTTATGGAAGTTGATATTGATATAGAAACAGATCCACAACGAATGCGGCCAAAAAAAAGTGAAGTTGAGCGACTTTGGGCAGATATTACAAAAGCGAAAAAACTATTCCGTTGGCAGCCTAAGTATGGGGGAAAAGCTGGTTTTAAACAAGGAATAAAAGAAACAGCCGAATGGTTCAGTCATCCTGATCATCTAAATCAATACAAAGCAGATAGGTACAACATATGA
- a CDS encoding helix-turn-helix domain-containing protein yields the protein MHPLEYCAKIFDYQYKEIAEELGVSKQTITDYIKGKTRYIPKKHLPKLSELFNGIDPTFFNKKELNEVEELDVQIAHIEKLSAKEYEEVETDGEILISDPLSSERSRLYSLRNKKVLVNKIFEHIADGDNSHKSSVVKQIVNVFEERSRDEIDALYIFTYILSTNWGKPAGMRKKDEQLMEDLKDVLKKHLDIEII from the coding sequence TTGCATCCATTAGAATATTGCGCCAAAATTTTTGATTATCAATACAAAGAAATAGCAGAAGAGTTGGGAGTTAGTAAACAGACTATAACCGATTATATAAAAGGAAAAACGAGGTATATACCTAAAAAACATCTTCCAAAATTATCAGAACTATTTAATGGTATAGATCCTACATTTTTTAATAAAAAGGAACTTAATGAGGTTGAAGAGCTTGATGTGCAAATAGCACATATTGAAAAACTTTCTGCAAAAGAATATGAGGAAGTAGAAACTGATGGGGAAATTCTTATTAGTGATCCTTTATCTTCTGAAAGAAGCCGTCTATATAGCCTTAGAAATAAGAAGGTTTTAGTAAATAAGATATTTGAACACATAGCTGATGGAGATAATAGCCATAAATCAAGTGTAGTAAAACAAATAGTGAATGTTTTTGAAGAAAGAAGTCGTGATGAAATTGATGCATTATATATTTTTACATATATTCTTTCCACTAACTGGGGTAAACCAGCAGGTATGAGGAAGAAAGATGAACAATTAATGGAAGATTTAAAAGATGTTTTAAAAAAGCATCTTGATATAGAAATAATTTAA
- a CDS encoding tyrosine-type recombinase/integrase produces the protein MGSVYNDRGLVTCLEFGKPKDPRNLSREFYRLIEKANVPKISFHDLRHTNATPMLEIGENPKVVSERLGHSRVGITLDRYSHVNQDIQDRAAERFENTYFTDEQSL, from the coding sequence ATTGGCTCGGTTTATAATGACAGAGGTTTAGTTACTTGTTTAGAATTCGGAAAACCAAAAGACCCTCGCAACCTTTCGCGTGAATTTTATCGTCTTATCGAAAAAGCAAACGTGCCCAAAATAAGCTTTCATGATCTACGTCATACTAATGCCACTCCCATGTTGGAAATTGGTGAGAATCCTAAGGTTGTGTCTGAACGTTTGGGACATAGTCGTGTCGGAATTACATTAGATAGGTACTCTCATGTAAATCAGGACATCCAGGATCGGGCTGCGGAAAGATTTGAAAACACTTATTTTACTGATGAACAATCACTTTAG
- a CDS encoding CBO0543 family protein: MNNNQYPSWDEIVNLREEFRDSYWAYWINENLFSFGWFLQFGLNILFIYIAYKLLDRTRLFELLTAGGIIAILSSLLDSITIQNVLTTYPNSFTPISPPFVTSTVVILPIVYMLLYQFFSTWQSFIIANVISGAILAFVIENLFRWLDIYQYIQWNSFFSFIVYLVMAVILKWIMNYLMKAQK; this comes from the coding sequence GTGAATAACAATCAATATCCTTCTTGGGATGAAATAGTAAATCTTCGAGAAGAATTTCGAGATTCCTATTGGGCGTATTGGATAAATGAAAATTTGTTTTCCTTTGGTTGGTTTTTACAATTCGGGTTAAACATTCTGTTTATATACATTGCTTACAAATTATTAGATAGAACACGTTTATTTGAATTATTAACTGCAGGTGGCATAATAGCTATTTTAAGTTCACTATTAGATTCTATTACTATCCAAAATGTTTTAACTACATATCCCAATAGCTTTACACCAATATCTCCACCATTTGTCACATCCACAGTAGTTATACTTCCCATTGTTTATATGCTACTGTATCAGTTTTTCTCAACTTGGCAATCTTTCATTATAGCTAACGTGATATCCGGGGCCATATTGGCTTTTGTTATTGAAAATTTATTTCGTTGGTTAGATATTTATCAATACATTCAATGGAATTCCTTTTTCTCCTTCATCGTCTATTTAGTAATGGCGGTTATTTTGAAATGGATAATGAATTACCTTATGAAAGCTCAGAAGTAG
- a CDS encoding DUF5906 domain-containing protein: MLLYAIERFLGHENVSNVALQDLQHNRFKLAHLHGKLANISADLSSKLMDGSEVFKKITSGDTVNAEKKGKDSFDFIPFAKLMFSANELPPSNELGHSFFRRWVLIEFTRTFTKEERDPKLTCDTLNPLIYKALCYVYHKYHKFFNFYRKQEIYICGCYNLWLLRTMLGTNSAILY, encoded by the coding sequence GTGTTACTGTATGCAATTGAACGTTTTTTAGGACATGAAAATGTATCGAATGTGGCTTTACAAGATTTACAGCATAACCGTTTTAAACTTGCACATTTACACGGAAAACTAGCCAATATTTCAGCGGATCTTTCTTCTAAGTTGATGGATGGAAGCGAAGTATTTAAGAAAATTACTTCAGGGGACACGGTGAACGCTGAGAAGAAGGGAAAAGATAGCTTTGATTTTATCCCTTTTGCGAAATTGATGTTTTCAGCGAATGAGCTTCCACCATCCAATGAATTAGGCCATTCTTTCTTCAGAAGATGGGTGCTTATTGAATTTACACGAACATTCACCAAAGAGGAGCGAGATCCAAAGCTAACTTGTGATACACTCAATCCCTTGATATATAAGGCTTTATGCTATGTGTATCATAAGTATCATAAGTTTTTTAACTTCTATAGAAAACAAGAAATATATATTTGTGGCTGTTATAACTTGTGGCTATTGAGGACAATGCTGGGGACAAATTCAGCCATTTTATATTAA
- a CDS encoding helix-turn-helix domain-containing protein, with amino-acid sequence MTVKDTEELRLMIAREGKSLRDFSGEIGISQTYLSQILNGDYSPSPKVSRKISEGLNVEIDDIFLVEMIEKINHKRICNG; translated from the coding sequence ATGACTGTAAAAGATACCGAGGAATTAAGGCTTATGATCGCTAGGGAAGGTAAGTCACTAAGGGATTTTTCTGGAGAAATAGGAATTTCGCAAACGTACCTATCACAGATATTGAATGGAGATTATTCCCCGTCACCAAAGGTAAGCAGAAAAATATCAGAGGGTTTAAACGTGGAGATTGATGATATTTTTTTAGTTGAAATGATAGAAAAAATCAATCATAAAAGGATATGTAATGGGTAA
- a CDS encoding helix-turn-helix domain-containing protein, with protein sequence MSDIGKYIRKAREEKGISARELSRRSGISQGYISQIETGKHSTPKKSTVIKLADALKISRVEPLRIAGFLDEGVVNAIEVLKIKDWEQASPPATPPGSYVADLHEIITGNEYVEYKGKRISDSEKEKILTLIETILD encoded by the coding sequence ATGTCTGATATTGGAAAATATATAAGAAAAGCAAGGGAAGAAAAAGGTATATCTGCAAGGGAGTTATCTAGACGAAGCGGTATATCTCAAGGTTATATTTCACAAATTGAAACCGGAAAACATAGCACCCCAAAGAAAAGCACTGTCATTAAGCTAGCTGATGCTTTGAAAATTTCTAGAGTTGAACCATTGAGAATAGCTGGTTTTTTGGACGAAGGTGTTGTCAATGCAATCGAGGTTTTAAAAATAAAGGATTGGGAACAAGCTTCACCTCCTGCCACACCTCCTGGAAGTTATGTAGCTGATTTACACGAAATAATCACAGGGAATGAATATGTAGAGTATAAAGGGAAGCGGATCAGTGATAGTGAGAAAGAAAAAATCCTTACGTTAATCGAAACCATATTAGATTAG
- a CDS encoding tyrosine-type recombinase/integrase: MAGNGSIEKRGSNSWRLVYSMKFNQHGKRIKKQKTVKAKNKTEARRMLAEFIAEIEAGEYVDPSQIKFSDFVEEWKGKHAKKHLSPKTLENYMYPLNNFILPSLGYFRLEDIKPIHIIDYLDSLEQDGVRKDGKPGGLASSSILYHYRILKDIFSRAHEWKIIKYNPVASVKRPKVDQVKTEVYTDEEVRELFIKLQDEPIHQRIMITLAITTGLRRGELLGLQWEDIDLENRTIEVNHSLQHIKGEGYHLKKPKTSSSERTVVMNSFVVEEMKKYSHQKKKERLQAAELWDGGKHNFVFSTWNGKPYYPTVPGTWWRRFIKRTGFKYIRFHDLRHTAAALLINQGVHAKVISERLGHADIKTTMNVYGHYMRQADEEAADKLDTLFKAR, translated from the coding sequence GTGGCTGGTAACGGAAGCATTGAAAAGCGTGGATCTAATTCCTGGCGGCTTGTGTATAGCATGAAATTTAACCAACATGGGAAGCGGATCAAGAAGCAAAAGACAGTTAAAGCCAAAAATAAAACAGAAGCCAGGAGAATGTTAGCTGAATTCATAGCGGAAATTGAAGCAGGGGAATATGTAGATCCTTCTCAAATTAAATTTTCTGATTTTGTGGAAGAGTGGAAGGGAAAACATGCGAAAAAACATTTGTCTCCTAAAACACTGGAAAATTATATGTATCCATTGAATAATTTCATTTTGCCATCATTAGGATACTTTCGCTTGGAAGATATAAAACCTATCCATATTATTGATTACCTGGACAGCTTAGAGCAAGACGGAGTACGAAAGGACGGCAAACCCGGTGGCCTAGCTTCTTCCAGCATCCTCTACCACTACAGAATATTAAAGGACATCTTCAGCAGGGCGCATGAATGGAAAATCATTAAATATAATCCTGTAGCAAGTGTGAAACGTCCAAAAGTGGATCAGGTGAAAACAGAAGTCTATACGGATGAGGAAGTACGGGAATTATTCATTAAATTGCAAGATGAGCCGATCCATCAACGTATAATGATTACACTAGCCATTACCACGGGTTTGAGGCGTGGTGAATTGCTCGGGCTTCAATGGGAAGATATAGACCTGGAGAACAGAACCATAGAAGTAAATCATTCTTTGCAGCATATCAAAGGAGAAGGCTACCATTTAAAGAAACCTAAAACCAGTTCATCAGAGCGTACTGTAGTTATGAATTCGTTTGTTGTAGAAGAAATGAAGAAATACAGCCACCAGAAGAAGAAAGAACGCCTGCAAGCTGCTGAATTATGGGATGGTGGAAAACATAACTTTGTCTTTTCTACATGGAACGGCAAACCTTATTACCCTACTGTTCCCGGCACATGGTGGAGAAGGTTTATCAAGCGCACCGGCTTTAAATATATCCGTTTCCATGATCTTCGCCACACGGCGGCCGCTCTGCTTATCAATCAAGGCGTTCATGCTAAGGTTATTTCTGAGCGGTTAGGCCATGCAGATATTAAAACTACTATGAATGTCTACGGTCATTATATGAGGCAAGCAGATGAAGAAGCGGCGGATAAATTGGATACTTTGTTCAAAGCTCGGTAA
- a CDS encoding DHA2 family efflux MFS transporter permease subunit: MGGKLEYKGVVFVILSASFLFSFSQFLLITAYPTIMDEFNVNATQVQWLTTSFLLTTIIFIPMTGYLSNTFSSKTLIVFSLSCLVVGTVMGGLSQNFSTLVLSRVVQAIGAGIIIPLVQTILLSVLPYERRGFAMGLLGSVVNVAPASAPSISGLIIDLFSWRSLHWVILPIVIITLILAIFVMRNVLEKQEATLDLFSIILSSIGFSLFIFGLSNISVTGITDVLVIMPILIGVISLFIFVRRQMTLSLPVLNVKLFRNPTFRLAMILVFINMMLLLAAETILPMFAQDVLGTSAFLSGFILVPGTVLLSVITIISGNLYDRYGGKKISMIGFILTFISLLLLNTVDMGSSPYWIMIHFCVFMLGFGLTLMPLVTVSMNALDDADIPHGSAIVNTVRQFGMTFGIIVLTTIISVTTSIMDTSYEVGTYWGTSYAFIVMAMLALIGLTFTMFIKESIK; encoded by the coding sequence ATGGGAGGAAAATTAGAATATAAAGGTGTCGTTTTTGTCATCTTATCAGCATCGTTTTTATTTTCATTTAGCCAATTCCTATTAATTACGGCATATCCAACAATTATGGACGAATTTAATGTCAATGCAACTCAAGTACAATGGCTAACTACATCTTTCTTACTCACAACCATTATCTTTATTCCCATGACAGGGTATTTATCGAATACCTTTTCATCGAAAACCCTCATTGTTTTTTCACTTTCATGTTTAGTCGTGGGTACAGTAATGGGAGGATTGTCTCAAAATTTTAGCACATTAGTTTTATCTAGAGTTGTTCAGGCCATTGGCGCAGGCATAATCATCCCATTGGTACAGACCATATTATTGTCAGTATTGCCATACGAACGAAGAGGATTTGCAATGGGGCTTTTAGGATCCGTCGTCAACGTAGCACCTGCTAGTGCACCATCAATATCCGGTTTAATTATTGATCTTTTCAGTTGGCGTTCCCTTCATTGGGTGATCCTTCCGATCGTAATCATCACATTAATTTTAGCTATATTTGTGATGAGAAATGTGTTAGAGAAACAAGAAGCGACGTTAGATCTTTTTTCAATCATCCTTTCTTCAATCGGTTTTTCTTTATTTATTTTCGGTTTAAGTAATATTAGTGTAACAGGAATTACAGACGTGCTTGTCATCATGCCAATATTGATTGGCGTTATATCCCTTTTCATTTTTGTACGTCGTCAAATGACTTTATCCTTGCCAGTTCTTAATGTAAAATTATTTCGTAATCCCACATTCCGTTTGGCAATGATTCTTGTCTTTATAAATATGATGCTTTTGCTAGCTGCCGAGACAATTCTACCCATGTTCGCTCAAGATGTTCTTGGGACCAGTGCATTTTTATCTGGTTTTATTCTTGTTCCCGGAACGGTGCTTCTATCCGTCATAACAATTATTTCCGGTAATCTATATGATCGTTATGGAGGTAAAAAGATCTCCATGATCGGCTTTATCCTCACGTTCATATCGTTATTACTACTGAACACTGTAGACATGGGGAGCTCGCCTTATTGGATAATGATTCACTTTTGTGTATTTATGCTCGGTTTTGGATTAACACTTATGCCACTTGTTACTGTGAGTATGAACGCCTTGGACGATGCAGACATCCCTCATGGATCTGCCATTGTAAATACGGTACGCCAATTTGGTATGACTTTTGGCATTATCGTTCTCACTACTATTATTAGTGTCACCACTTCAATCATGGACACTTCTTATGAGGTTGGCACATATTGGGGAACGTCCTATGCGTTTATAGTGATGGCTATGTTAGCGCTAATCGGACTTACGTTTACAATGTTTATAAAAGAAAGTATAAAATAA
- a CDS encoding FMN-binding negative transcriptional regulator: MYIPKHFKIDDEEVIYDFIENYGFATLFSQHKGEPYATHLPLMLNKSENALYGHFSRPNEQWKDAANQQVLAVFQGPHCYISPTWYETTKAVPTWNYVSIHLYGKMEIVEDRKVIFDSLNDLVNKYESPDSPYNLNDVEPSFVEGMSKGIVAFRIKITKIEAKAKLSQNHPVERQELIIKHLENTSQQDNIQVASLMKKNL; this comes from the coding sequence GTGTATATACCTAAACATTTTAAAATTGATGATGAAGAAGTAATTTATGATTTTATCGAAAATTATGGCTTTGCAACCTTATTTTCTCAGCATAAAGGAGAACCCTATGCTACTCATCTTCCACTGATGTTAAATAAATCTGAAAATGCTTTATATGGTCATTTTTCACGTCCGAACGAGCAATGGAAGGATGCTGCAAACCAACAAGTCCTTGCGGTTTTCCAAGGTCCTCACTGTTATATTTCACCTACTTGGTACGAAACAACTAAAGCAGTACCTACTTGGAATTATGTGTCTATCCATTTATACGGAAAGATGGAGATTGTCGAAGATAGAAAAGTAATATTCGATTCTTTAAATGACTTGGTAAATAAATATGAAAGCCCTGATAGTCCATACAATTTAAATGATGTTGAACCTAGTTTTGTTGAAGGAATGAGTAAAGGAATTGTAGCGTTCAGAATAAAAATCACAAAAATTGAAGCAAAAGCTAAATTAAGCCAAAATCACCCTGTGGAACGACAAGAATTAATTATTAAGCATCTAGAAAACACTTCTCAACAAGATAATATACAAGTAGCATCTCTTATGAAGAAAAATTTATAA